A segment of the Limisphaera ngatamarikiensis genome:
TAGGCGTCCCATCGTAAACATTGGGCCGCAACCTACCGGCTCCGTTCCCGCCCGTCGAGTGTGAAACCGGCCTGCCCTCCCTTCGCCCAGGGACCGGCTCACGGCCCGAGAATTGCCGCGGCCCGGCCCCCGCAGGGCCGCCCCGGACCCTCTGCGCAACCTCCCGCTGGTGGGTCGAATGGCCTCAGGTCTCCGTACCCGCCGCCCGGCCCCGGCGAGGAGGGACCGGCCTCTGCGCCGGGTGAACCCGCCCATGTCCGAATCGGGCGACCCCAGGTCGGTGCCGCATGACCGCTCTCGAGTCGCCATCCCCATGGCAAAGCCTGCACGATCGCCTCTTCGAACCACGAAACCGGGCACGGCCCAAATTGCAGGAGGGCCGTTCCCAGGGAACGGTCAATCCCTGCGGCGCGCTCGTGTGGGTGGGATCTCCGCCGACCAAACACGGCCCGTTCTAAGAGGGTGCGATTCTCGGTCGGGCACCGCGGGAACTGATGCAGGTCCCTCGTGAAGGCCGCCGACCTTTTCACCGCGCGAGCCGGCCCGACCGGAGCCGCAGCCGGTGGTGCATCCAATGGGGTGAGGTTGCGGGGCCTACGGTTCCGGAAATCCCCTTGTGAGGCGGATGCCGCCGATTAGGATGTACCCGGGCACTCATGAACCGGGCGCCGCGTATTCTGATCGTGGACGATGACCCGGGCCAGCGGAGTTTGTTGGAATCGTTCCTCCGCGGCCGCGGCTACGCCACACTCACCGCTGCCAGCGGCGAGGAGGCCCTGGAAATTTTGGAGCGCGAGCCGGTGGACCTGCTGATTTCGGACGTGCGGATGCCCGGGATCTCCGGGTTGGAAACCCTGCGTCGGGCGCGTCGCCAGAATGCCCTTCTGCCGGTGTTGCTGGTCACGGCGTATGCCGACATCCGGGAAGCCGTGGGGGCCATGCGGGACGGCGCGCTCAATTACCTGCCCAAGCCGATTGACCTGGAGGAACTGCTGCAACTGGTCCGCCAGGCCACCGGCCAGACGTCGGGCCGGCCGGATCTGGGGCCGCGTCCGGAGCTGCCGCCGGACGTGATCGCCGTCAGTCCGCAGATGCAGGCGGTGTTCCGGGACGCCGCCCTGGTGGCCGCGTCGGAAAGCCGGGTCCTGATCACGGGCGAGAGTGGCGTGGGCAAGGAAGTGGTGGCGGATTTGATCCACGCCTGGAGCCCCCGGGCGCGCGGACCATTGATCAAGATCAACTGCGCGGCGATTCCCGAAACGTTGCTGGAAAGCGAGCTGTTCGGTCACGAAAAAGGCGCCTTCACCGGGGCCACGCGACAACGGATCGGCCGGTTTGAGGAGGCGCGGGGCGGGACGTTGTTCCTGGACGAAATCGGCGACATGGCGTTGCCGCTGCAGGCCAAGCTGTTGCGGGTAATCCAGGATGGCCGGTTCCAGCGCATCGGATCCAACCTGGACATCCACTCGGACGCGCGAATCATTGCCTCCACCAACCGGGACCTGGAAACGGCCGTGCGCGAGGGCCGGTTTCGCGAGGACTTGTACTACCGGCTGAACGTGGTGGAGTTGCATGTGCCGCCCTTGCGGGAACGGCCGGAAGACATCCTGCCACTGGCCACGCATTTCCTCCGGCAATTCACAGGCGGGCGCGCGCGGTTTGCGCCCTCGGTGGCCGAGATCCTGCATCGGTACCCCTGGCCCGGGAACGTCCGCGAACTGCGCAATGTGATGGAGCGGGCGGCGTTGCTGTGCCGGGGCGAGCTGGTGCTCCCCGAACATCTGCCGGCCCGCATCCTGCGCACGCTCCAAGAGACCGAGGCAACCGCCGGCTCGCCCGAATCGTTGCGCCTGGAGGAGGTGGAGCGGGAGAAGATCCTGGAGACACTGCAACGGTGCGGGTTCAACCGGACCGAAACGGCGCGCGTGCTGGGAATCAGCCGGCGCGCGCTGGTGTACAAGCTGCAACGCTACCGCGCAGCCGGGTACTTGGTGGATCCGCCGGG
Coding sequences within it:
- a CDS encoding sigma-54-dependent transcriptional regulator — protein: MNRAPRILIVDDDPGQRSLLESFLRGRGYATLTAASGEEALEILEREPVDLLISDVRMPGISGLETLRRARRQNALLPVLLVTAYADIREAVGAMRDGALNYLPKPIDLEELLQLVRQATGQTSGRPDLGPRPELPPDVIAVSPQMQAVFRDAALVAASESRVLITGESGVGKEVVADLIHAWSPRARGPLIKINCAAIPETLLESELFGHEKGAFTGATRQRIGRFEEARGGTLFLDEIGDMALPLQAKLLRVIQDGRFQRIGSNLDIHSDARIIASTNRDLETAVREGRFREDLYYRLNVVELHVPPLRERPEDILPLATHFLRQFTGGRARFAPSVAEILHRYPWPGNVRELRNVMERAALLCRGELVLPEHLPARILRTLQETEATAGSPESLRLEEVEREKILETLQRCGFNRTETARVLGISRRALVYKLQRYRAAGYLVDPPGS